The segment TGGCATTGCACTGGCTGTGTTGGGTCAGCTTTGATCCAGGCAACAGAAAGTAGAGTCAGTGACTGTAAATCACACCGGGGCCACGAGCAGACGGTGCAGGTGTGATGTTGGGGTAACACACCGCCTCGACTGGCCTGGTGcttttttaaaaacaactcaatgGAGTAAAGGATAAAGTAAATCAGGATGCTtagaaatgtacaaatgtactaAATTTGAACATCCAAATGCATGTTGCCTGAAATCAGGATGGTCTGAGTACAAATGTGGATCAACCAGGTGATAAAACTATGTCCTAATCAACCAGCCAAGTTTTGTGACTGGAACTGCTGAATAAATCACTAATAGCATCTGTTACACTTTCCTGGCCTGTGTTCTGAATCATGACAAGTACAAACATGtgtattttttgtctttctctgtctgtcagtcggTCTAATATCTCTGTTCAGAAGTGTCATATTAAATTCAGGACAGCAACCAAATACTTGTTGAATTTTATATGGAACTCTCCTCAGAGTTAGTCGGTGATGTTGGATGGGAGAACAGCACAGATTGTACCAAGAAAGTGACCTGTTAGAACAGCCTGTACGATGTCTGGACCAAATGAGTTGCAACCTCGAGCGAACTCTTCATCAAATTCTGTCCTTGGCCCGGGACAAATCTTAGGATGCTGAAACCAATCAAAGTTTAAAAGCGCTCTACATGAGAAGCTCCCTGTGGATTGCTAAAGGACAAAGGTATGTAAATAACCCTGGGCTCCTCCTTCCACTCacgtgacggagagagagagagagagagctccgtGTTCTCTCATCTCCCACAGGaccaactaaactaaactagactGGACTGCACTTCAGCTACACTGCATGCCTGCGTGGGGAACATATGGTTTCCCAGTCATCTGTTCGCCTCTCTGCAGTCTGGACTGCATCcatcaaacccccccccccccccccacccttcccttCCCACCCCCTTCACTCTAGACCCCTccaacaccaccccaccccccctccccacacacacggacctcctccctccctgtctcgctATGCCACTCCTCTGCCTCAATCATGAGATTCCAGCGCGGCCCTTGAGAGATTAATTTACTGCTGGAGTCGCGGATGTTCTTGGCCCCGAGCAGAGAGTGTTCTTCACAGCACCTAGCCTGCTCTTCATCCCCACTCACTCAGCCAGCTGCGAGTGCAGACAGTTTCACTCTGAGATAGACATGGCACAGACGCTGCCAAACAATACCAGTGCTGTCACTCTACTGTAACACATATATACGCCGTATAGTAGGCACTGTGACGATGACACTGGTGGTTTAATGGCCAATTAAATATCTTTCCAATACAAATgttagtagtagtggtagtagtgcGTAGTGAGTAGTGTGGctctgttttattttctattgcAGCATCAGCACTCAGCACTGATGTTTAACTGCTGACAATCTGTCATTTTTAATCTGTCATTCCATAGCGCACTCTTTCAAAACCACTCAACTATCAACCTGGTTGTCTGAACATTTCTTCTCTGGTTGGTCTTTATTGCTCAAACGCGTGACTGTGTTTTACCTCGATGATGTTGGAGTCCACGAATCCAGGAATCCTCTCGTCCTTGCAGACGATGCCAGCGTCCTCATTGTGCGCGCAGTCGCTGTTTCCCCACCCGCGAGAGTGGCACTTCTCCACACTCGTCTCAGTGCCACTGCAGATCACATTGTCCAGCCAGATCTTTCCTGGACaaaccacacaatcacacagctgGGTCAGCGCGAGACAAAGGTGAAATGAACGACTACATTTAAGCCCTATCTAAACAGCCACAGCCTAACATTCTTTAAGGTTTCCTATAAACATCTTAAGTGGTCTTATAGATTTATAGTCAATCAGCAGTCATTATTAAATCATGTTGACTAATCATGTTGATTAATCAAATCAATACCGATCCGTAGTGAGTCAGCACATGTTTTACTCCGCCTAAGAAGCTCCATTACTCTGTCCTGTAAATAAAGACGCCACAGCTGACACTCTAACGAGCCACTCTCACCTGTGCCAGCGCCGTATTTGGCACTGTGTGACCAGGCGGTGGCAGAGACGAACCCAAGCTGTCGGCACAGCACCTCGGCGTTGGCCAGGGTGAAGTCATCATCGCAGATGGTGCCCCACTCGCCCTGGTAGAAGACCTCAATGCGGCCTTCGTTGTGCTTGCGTGGGTATCCGGCCAGACGGAACTTGATCTTGCTGTCCTGGGTTGGGGGTGTTGTTTGGCACAGAAAAGATGGCAACCAAAATCCCAAAAGCAGAGCCACAACAGGCCGCTGGAGTGTGGATGTCAGCATCGCAGAGGCAGCTATGCAGAGTAAATTAATGGGGTAGAAAGCAGGTCAAAACAAGCCATGTTATAAAAACAGACGCTATCTATATAGACTGGTTACAATAACGTACTGTTAAAAACAACTGCTCTTAAAAGGGAAATCAAGAGGATCTCTAACTCTAGACTACAGTCTGTTTGAAGTCCAAAGAATAGTCGTATTGATATGATATAATCTAAATGAaggtaaataaaataatactcTTTTGAAACTTCTGAAACGAAACTTACTGCTTTACTAAATGTACTCGAGAGACAGTGAAGAAATGGAAGatcaaaaataaatctaaagaAATGCTTGAGGGACAACATAGAAATCCACATGCTAATTTGAAAACCACTTGCAATGCTCACGTAGCCTACCGCATCGTTTTGCTCACTGCAACTCTGCACGTATCGTGTTAAACATGGATTATAGGAAAAACCTAATACCTAGGGAGTATAAATCATTTTTGTTTGACAGGTTGCACTTAAAAATTATACATAAAATGCGGAGATTATACTGCATATTTAGCGCACATCCAAATTTcaacatattatatatataaccGTATTAGGTATATATGTTATTATTGCGACTTCACTTAAAAACTTTCTGTCATAACTTGGAAGACGTCAGAGCACTTTACATTTAAAAGTTGCGAAGATGCGCATCCCAGCACGTACCTGATATGGATATGAAGCTTGGAGATTTCTTGGGTCCCGGATATTTTTTAATTATCGCCTCATAATAAAGTTATAGTATCTTGCGGTTTACTTCTGTGTCCCTGAAATCTTCTGAGAGATGAGGTAGCTGAAGTAATACGTTTGGAGAGTGAGACTGCAGTTTCATCCAACTGTTGAGCTCTGCCAGAAGTGTGGAGAGCTAGAGGGAGGTATGGGTTGCTCTGGGATTGTGGTGTAGCGCAACGAGTGTTGGCCTTCCTCATCTTTTATCCTGATCTACCGGAGCAGGCAGTCCTTCCATTGGAGAATTGGAGAATCTAAACGATTTTGGCGTCTGAATATTGAAAGttgagtatgcgtgtgtctgagagagagagagagagagagagagagagagtgagagagagagagagaacatctctCCGTTGTTTTCAAATTTGGTTGTTAATGACCAGTATAACACTGCAGTCTGGGACTCAAACACGTGATATTTGGACACTAGAGCTGATGTTGCCAGATGTTGTTATTCTGTTAATATGCGAGACCAGAATTCCAGGATCTAAGGAATTTTAGAAAGGGCTACCCCTGTTGGATACTTACCTCCACTGCAGCCGAACTCCTGAAATCCCAGCAACTCGAATCAAATGATCCTGACCCTACCATTGGCTGTCACCATCACTGTGATCTGTGCTCTTGCTGCATTGCTAGTCTTGGAATGCTATAAGGGCATATCCACTGCTGACTTAAGCTCTCACGTCAATAGCAAGGTTGTAGCTCCACTGGTCACACTTGTGAAAATCTACAGTCTGGAGGGCACTGTGAAAATGATCAGTCCCGTATGTGGTTTTACCTATTTAAAGTTCAGGATGGTTTTCTTGCATACAAAATCAACACCTCAGGCAGTGTATTGTAACACCTCACAGATCAGACTGTGGTAATCATACATCAGGCAGAACTGTTCTGGCATCTGTCCAGGAGCATCCACTTCTATCGGGAGCACGGCACAGTCGCCTGTTCAAGTTCCATCCCATCTCCCTGACAACAGCTGCTCGATATTCGCCGGGAGGTTAAGACAGCCATGTCTCTATTCCAGTTACAGCACCACTTTCTGTGCTGCTCAGAGTACATCTGTAAGTGGCACCCCCCTTCATTATTTCTGCTAGAAACCCCAAGAAAGTAAATGGCAGTTTGCAGCACAATTTACCTCATCAAAATCACATTTTCTGTCAGAGAAAATGGACAAAAATGGAGAAAAGGTGTATGGAAAAATAAACCTGTGGATGTTCAGAGCTAGTGTGGGGTAatgggggatggggagggggaggggtggaggtagTGTTCAGTGTGGGGTAATGGGGGGTGGAGATAGTGTTCAGTGAGGGGTAATGGgtgttggggaggggtggaggtagTGTTCAGTGTGGGGTAATGAgggttggggaggggtggaggtagTGTTCAGTGTGGGGTAATGAGGGTTGGGGAGGAGCTAGTGTTCAGTGTGGGGTAATGAGGGTTGGGGAGGAGCTAGTGTTCAGTGTGGGGTaatgggggttggggtggaggtAGTGTTCAGTGTGGGGTAATGGAGGTTGGGGAGGAGTTAGTGTTCAGTGTGGGGTAATGAGGGTTGGGGAGGAGctagtgttcagtgtgtggtaATGGAGGTTGGGGAGGAgttagtgttcagtgtgtggtaatgggggatggggaggggtggaggtagTGTTCAGTGTGGGGTAAtgggtgttggggagggggaggggtagtgTTCAGTGTGGGGTAATGGAggttggggaggggtggaggtagTGTTCAGTGTGGGGTAAtgagggttggggagggggaggggtggaggtaatgggggttggggaggggtggaggtagtgttcagtgtgtggtaatgggggttggggaggggtggTCTGAGGAGAAGATGGTGGTGTGGACCTGATGGTTACTGCTGTTCTCGGCAGGAAGCTGTATAATGcactaaacagacacacacacacacacacacacacacacacacacacacacacacacacacacacacacacacacacacacacacacacacacatccgcctCCTCTGGAGCCACATTTTGCAACAACCCCTCATTCTCTACAaaagtggaagtgtgtgtgtgtgtgtgtgtgtgtgtgtgtgtgtgtgtgtgtgtgtgtgtgtctgcttgtgtggtACCCTGTGGCctgatcacacactcactagtcACCTCACACAGCCATGGGACGTCTCCCCGTCTGACATTCACCTTCCTGTGTCTGAGATGGCTCATGTCAGAGTTTACCGCAGAGAGTCCGACGCAGCAGAATAAGAGTGTAGCAGTGTGTTCCTATAGTGCTTCATCATTTGAACAAGCGTGTCTTGGGAAATGTGAAAAGAGTGATGTTGTTTTGTCTGGTATTGAGAGTCCTCTGTGCTTACCAAAGAGTTTCCATCTGTCTCCATCTGTGCCGGCAACCACCATAGGAGACACCGGGTTTGCTTTTTGCACCGGAGCCAAGAATTGAATTTCGTTTTCATGAAATTGCGTCCTGAAATGGCTCTCTGTGCGACCCATGAAGCGCACGTCTCCCGCCGAGACAACGGCCCCAGCCCCATCCTGTAAACCTGTCATTTACGGCCACCAGCAGACTCACACAATTCATCCAAATGTCACTCTTACCAATGTTATATAAAAGTGTGATATGCAGAAGGCATGCATTTGAAAGTTGAAAGTGCTGTTGTTAAATTCACGGTCATAAAGGGAAGACGACCTGCATAGACATACTATAACGTCTGAATGGACTGACACTGCAACACATACGGATATTATCCCTCTCACGGGGGGGGGAAGGTTTTGATTTTCACAGTCAGTTTCCTATACTGCAGAGGGCAGGTCAAAGTCACTTCATCTATTCGGCTGCCATAAACGTAGTGATGCATGGACTCTTGACTACCTGGAGAGCACTAAGCAGGTTGCCCCCCTCACTTCATGCCGAAAATGCAATCAGGGAGCACGCGCCTCTGCCAAGTATGAGCGTCCTGATTGAGTTTGAATTGGCTTCCCCGAGCTGAATATAATCACCCCAAGCGAATGAGATGCCAGGATGCTGAATATGAGGTGAACTTCACTGCTCCCTTGACATTGAGTGCTGGCAGTACGGTGCGGCGCGGTGCGGCGGGTGCGGCGCGGTGCGGCGTGGGCAAGATTCCCCCAATCCCCGGCCAATTTAAGGCAACAACAGCATGTGCACCGTAGGGCAAGCCTGCTCGTCGTGCATTTCTAAGTGCTCTTACCCTTCAGCCCGTAAAACGCCTGATTAGAATAGGTGCCTGGGAAAGGGTGAGTGGGGTCACGGCACCTGTCAGGGTCTTTCTGCCAATGCAAGCACTTCCCTTCCCAGGCCTGTGAGGGCCCGGTCCGGAGGAGTCATTAGAGGAGATCAATTAAGAAGTTCCTCACCGGTAAGCACATTCTTCCCGTCAGGAGGAAGAGATCGGGGAGGTGTcaacacagtcagtcagtcagagagtgtgtgcatatcgGACGAGATTAATGACCTTGcggttgattgtgtgtgtgtgtgtgtgtgtgtgtgtgtgtgtgtgtctgtgtctgtgtgtgtgtgtgtgtgtgtgtgtgtgtgtgtgtgtgtgtgtgtatggacggGAGCATCAGCGGGCAGCGTCGCAAGGGGCCAACTGTGGATGGGTGGATCAGTACAGGGagagctgtgaggtgtgtgtgtgtgtgcgtgtgtgtgtgtgtgtgtgtgtgtgtgtgtgtggacgggctGATCAGTACAGGGAgagctgtggggtgtgtgtgtggacgggcgGATCAGTACAGGGagagctgtgaggtgtgtgtgtgtgtgtgtgtgtgtgtgtgtgtgtggacgggctGATCAGTACAGGGagagctgtgaggtgtgtgtgtggacgggcgGATCAGTACAGGGagagctgtgaggtgtgtgtgtgtgtgtgtgtgtgtgtgtgtgtgtgtgtgtgtgtgtgtgtgtgtgtgtgtgtgtgtgtgtgtggagaggagcaTCAGCGGGTGGCGTCGCGAGGGGCCGAGTGTGGACGGGCGGATCGGCGTAGGGagagctgtgaggtgtgtgtgtgtgtgtgtgtgtgtgtgtgtgtgtgtgtgtgtgtgtgtgtgtgtggacgggagCATCAGCGGGCGGCGTCGCGAGGGGCCGAGTGTGGACGGGCGGGTCGGCGCAGGGagagctgtgaggtgtgtgtgtgtgtgtgtgtgtgtgtgtgtgtgtgtgtgtgtgtgtgtgtgtgtggacgggagCATCAGCGGGCGGCGTCGCGAGGGGCCGAGTGTGGACGGGCGGGTCGGCGCAGGGagagctgtgaggtgtgtgtgtgtgtgtgtgtgtgtgtgtgtgtgtgtgtgtgtgtgtgtgtggacgggagCATCAGCGGGTGGCGTCGCGAGGGGCCGAGTGTGGACGGGCGGGTCGGCGCAGGGagagctgtgaggtgtgtgtgtgtgtgtgtgtgtgtgtgtgtgtgtgtggacgggagCATCAGCGGGCGGCGTCGCGAGGGGCCGAGTGTGGACGGGCGGGTCGGCGTAGGGagagctgtgaggtgtgtgtgtgtgtgtgtgtgtgtgtgtgtgtgtgtgtgtgtggacgggagCATCAGCGGGCGGCGTCGCGAGGGGCCGAGTGTGGACGGGCGGGTCGGCGCAGGGagagctgtgaggtgtgtgtgtgtgtgtgtgtgtgtgtgtgtgtgtgtgtggacgggagCATCAGCGGGCGGCGTCGCGAGGGGCCGAGTGTGGACGGGCGGGTCGGCGTAGGGagagctgtgaggtgtgtgtgtgtgtgtgtgtgtgtgtgtgtgtgtgtgtggacgggagCATCAGCGGGCGGCGTCGCGAGGGGCCGAGTGTGGACGGGCGGATCGGCGTAGGGagagctgtgaggtgtgtttgtgtgtgtgtgtgtgtgtgtgtgtgtgtgtgtgtgtgtgtgtggacgggagCATCAGCGGGCGGCGTCGCGAGGGGCCGAGTGTGGACGGGCGGGTCGGCGCAGGGagagctgtgaggtgtgtgtgtgtgtgtgtgtgtgtgtgtgtgtgtgtggacgggcaGATCGGCGTAGGGagagctgtgaggtgtgtgtgtgtgttgttcggTTCCCCTGAGGCACATCTGGCTGGTCTCCGAGGCTGAGCGGTGATTAACAGTCAGGCTCGTGCCTGAGAAACACGCAGACTGTTAAACAGTACTACCCCGACATATtacctcctttcttcctcccgCACACCCTCAGTAGTCATGTCATGCATTCCTCTCGGCGCCGGCGTTAAGTGATTTAACAGGCGGTATTAATAGTGGCTCCGTGGAGGATTGCAGTGTTGTTTTAAAGTTGGGAGGCAGGTGGGAGTCCTCTGGGAGTAATTAGGGGTGGGTAATTAAGACGTAGGTGTAAACGGTTACCAGGCTGCAGTTTGCAGGTGCGGAGACAAAGCTGAGACACATACTCGAtactacacacaaacagcctagACAGCACCTGGAAGCATCTGCAGGGCTCAGTTGGAAAAGACCACAATGTGAGGGGGATATTGGAAAAGACCGTAATGTGAGGGGGGGTATTGGAAAAATACTGGACAGTTCAGTGTAAGTGACTTTTTCAAATTCCATGAATCAGAATATTAGTCATACTGCCAGTGTGCTGTTATTTCAGGACAGAAGGTTCCCTGCCACTGTGGCTCTGAAGGACAGTTCAGTTTTCTATCTGCTGTCATGTTATTTCCATATCTAATATTTATGCAGTTGAATCAAACTCAATCAAAGAAATGTATCTTGCTAGGTTACACAATACTTACCACTATGTTTGATGTACGTGTCattatgtttgtgtaaatgtatgtataacCTCTGATTATTATCATGTCCATTAGATGGTGCTGTGGACTATTTCTCATGACCAAAACCATGGCAATAACAGACATTCAGTATGCAAGGATGTAACAGTTTTGATGTTTCAAGACAATGATTGGATATGGCAGCTTCAGTGTAAAACCATTACTGCACATTAATGAAGATCTTCTTAAACATGAGCTCCCAAACAGGTGTTGCGTTGTGCACGTGCAACAATGGGTCACAGTAGATGCTATCTATTGTCAGGATTATTACCTAAAAAGagcattttatatatatatatattatatcatgTTGATGTATTTCTCAGGTATGTTCAAATCCACAGAGACCCCTTCGGAGTGCTGAGGCGgtatctgtgtggatgtgagtgtgtgtgtgtgtgtgtgtgtgtatctgtgtggatgtCTCGGCTCTGCTGTCGCTTTAAAAGGCAGATCCCTTCACCCCGTCTGCCCCTCCCCTTTCACTCTCTACATGATGTCATCATGGCTTCCCCTGCTGCCTGGACAAATGATAATAGGAGTTGCTTCACACACGTTtttatcacctctctctccctccctccctctctctctccctccctccctccctctctctctccctccctctctctctctctctctgcctttcactCCTCTGCGCTCTTCATTACTGGAGTGACGGTGGCCAGGGGAGCTTGtcagccctctttctctcttctctctttcactccccatttctttcttcctctgcctctctcttcagCACCGGCAGAGATGtagtctcctctccttccccccaaACTTCAGCACACTTTCTGACTTTCAGCGGCTGGGTGACCTTTTGTGCTCCTTTCTTCTTGCCTTTTTTTTCAccctaaaaaaaaactctgtcatCTAATCTATGGATcttttacattcttttttttgagaTTTTGCtcttattttttcatttacattttttttttttatggggtTGGCCTGACCTCTctgtttcccccctctcttctccatccccATCAGCCTGTGAGGACCATGGCTATGAAGGAGACCATCCTGCCCATCAGCGAGGTGTCCATGCCATGCCCGTACCCGGAGGTGCTGGAGCTGAACGTGGGCGGCCAGGTGTACGTGACCAAGCGCTCCACCCTGGTCAGCGTGCCCGACACCACGCTGCACGCCATGTTCACGCGCTGCGTGCCGCGCGAGCTCCCGCGTGACTCCCGCGGCCGCTTCTTCATCGACCGCGACGGCTTCCTCTTCCGCTACATCCTGGACTTCCTGCGGGACCGGCAGCTGGTGCTGCCCGAGCACTTCCCCGAGCGCGAGCGGCTGCAGCGCGAGGCCGAGCACTTCCAGCTGGCCGAGCTCCTGCGCCTCCTGGGTCCGCGCGTCTCCAAGCAGGGCTCCATGAACGACGAGGGCTGCCAGAGCGACATCGAGGAGAGCTCGCAGAGCAGCGAGCAACCCGGCCGCACCGCCCTCTCCGCGGTCTCCGCCAACTCGGTGGTGGCCGTTGGCTCCGCCCCGGACAAGAGGTCGGGGTTCATCACCATCGGCTACCGGGGCTCCTACACCATGGTGCGGGACAACCAGGCCGACGCCAAGTTCCGGCGCGTGGCGCGCATCATGGTGTGCGGGCGCATCGCCCTGGCCAAGGAGGTGTTCGGGGACACCCTGAACGAGAGCCGGGACCCCGACCGCCCGCCGGAGAAGTACACGTCGCGCTTCTACCTGAAGTTCACCTACCTGGAGCAGGCCTTCGACCGCCTCTCCGAGTCCGGCTTCCAAATGGTGGCGTGCAACTCCACCGGGACGGCGGCCTTCATCAACCAGTACAGGGACGATAAGATCTGGAGCAGCTACACCGAGTATATCTTCTTCAGTAAGTTCCTTATAAGTCCGCTCACATCCTCAAAAGGCTGCGCTGACAGCAGCCAATAGCCCCTCAGGATGTACTTTCACACAGTAGCTGTGCTCAAGGTAAGGATCggagtgtgctgtgctgtgtgtgagatggcagTGATGGCAGTGATTGACATGTGAGGACATTTCTACCCCAGCGAGCAAAGAGCCTCTGATAAAGATAGCTTCAGTGCTGTTGCCTGTTAGGCGAGCAGCTCTGCAGGTGAAGCTGAGGAGttggtgtgcatgtgaataGGAGCCAGTGAGGAGGTGTGGACAGGACCTTGACATTATACTCTGAGAAtacaacagagaagagagagagagagagacagagagagacagagagaaagagagagatagagataaagacagagggagagagagtgaaagagagagagagacagagagaaag is part of the Clupea harengus chromosome 6, Ch_v2.0.2, whole genome shotgun sequence genome and harbors:
- the kctd8 gene encoding BTB/POZ domain-containing protein KCTD8 — its product is MAMKETILPISEVSMPCPYPEVLELNVGGQVYVTKRSTLVSVPDTTLHAMFTRCVPRELPRDSRGRFFIDRDGFLFRYILDFLRDRQLVLPEHFPERERLQREAEHFQLAELLRLLGPRVSKQGSMNDEGCQSDIEESSQSSEQPGRTALSAVSANSVVAVGSAPDKRSGFITIGYRGSYTMVRDNQADAKFRRVARIMVCGRIALAKEVFGDTLNESRDPDRPPEKYTSRFYLKFTYLEQAFDRLSESGFQMVACNSTGTAAFINQYRDDKIWSSYTEYIFFRPSVKSVSLKQDSEELKPEKMPDKGSESGTSLNELSTSSSSETHSEATSPQDTPLAQVLSVGSSPAPCGALYSVSRPPSTLTLGRPPKKGSSVQWMVLPKEDLQDKRRNSELFQSMSSGVGGPREGRGGQGRRKGTERPNGEEEMKQCIVDFNNIKIPPTFPERKRQWQSELLQKYGL